Part of the Aquimarina sp. TRL1 genome, AATATATTCCTGACCTTAACCCTAAATGGCTTAGAATTACCAAAGGTGCAATAATCAATTGCATCAATGTTCAAAAACTCAATCGCATCTTCATTTCCATCCGAATGCAGGATCGTATATACTTTTTTTAAGCTACTTTCAATCTCTGGTCGTTCGTGCTCATCATAATATACCCGAACCCATAATGTATCTTCATCATTACTATCATAAACAACGACAGAGCCTGAAAATCGCAAAAGATCATCATAGAAAACCGGAATTTTAATCGTTCTATTACATTCTTTGAGGTACTGATCCAATGCTGTATTAATCGGATAGGTAGGTTTCTTTCGGGACATTAATTCTTCATCCATATCTGGGCTATACTTTCTCTATTGACATTAATACCAATACGCTCAATATAAGAAATTAATATGCATCCTAAAAAACTTACTTTTTATTTCTAAATTATATAAAAAAACTCTATACAAAATCTAACATCCACCTGCTTCCTGTAACAAAAAAGAGAGTCCCTCGTCTAGTTTTATATAACCTATCAAAAAAATCATCAATTTGGAAACCATACTCAGTATAAACAACCTTACCAAAAAATTTGGAAACCTTACTGCTGTAGATAATTTATCCTTTACTATCCAGAAGGGAAATGTTTATGGTATTTTGGGACCAAATGGGAGTGGTAAATCTACAACTCTTGGTATCATCCTCAATGTTGTAAACAAAACATCAGGTAATTTCACCTGGTTTGACGGAAGTACCTCAACTCATAACGCATTAAAAAAAGTAGGAGCCATCATTGAGCGCCCTAATTTTTATCCTTATATGACTGCTGCCCAGAATCTTCATCTTGTATGTAAAATCAAAGGAGTTTCTTCGCAAAAAATAGATGAGAAGTTAAAAATAGTAGGATTGCTAGAGCGTAAAAACAGTAAGTTCAGAACCTTTTCTCTAGGAATGAAACAACGACTAGCCATTGCATCAGCCTTGTTAAATGACCCTGAAATACTCATCCTTGATGAACCTACTAACGGGCTTGATCCACAAGGGATTCATCAAATCAGAGAAATTATCAAGGTAATTGCCTCTCAGGGAACAACTATATTACTGGCTTCTCACTTATTAGATGAAGTAGAGAAAGTATGTAATCATGTTGTTATCATTAGAAGAGGGGTTAAGCTATATTCCGGTCCGGTCGATCAGATGAATAATAGTCATGGGTATTTCTTACTGCAAGCCACTGATAATGAGAAATTAAAAAACTGGCTGCTCAATCACCAAAGCTTTCATAAAATAACTGAATTAAATGGTAAAATTACTGCCCATCTCAATACAACAGTCGAAGCTGCTCACCTCAATGAACAGCTCTATACTTCGGGAATTACACTTACACATTTAGAGAAGAAGAAAGAAAGCCTGGAAGAACAATTTTTACAACTTACTAATAACCTAAAATAAGATACAGATGCTACGATTACTAACCATAGAATTTCACAAATTGAGATATAGTAAAGCATCTAAGGTGATTTCCATTGCTTATTTTGTACTTATCTCATTCATAGCTTTAATTGCTTCTATAGAATTCAATTTCGCTGGTTCTAAATTCAGAATTGCCGATCAGGGAATATTCAACTTCCCGTATATCTGGCATTTTAACACCTATATCGCAGCATGGGCTAAATTATTCCTGGCAATTGTGATTGTCTCTATGATGGCAAATGAATATAGTAACCGAACTTTAAAGCAAAATCTCATTGATGGATTGAGTAAAAAAGAGTTTATAGCTTCTAAGTTTCTTACAGTAATGGCATTTTCTACTATATCCACCATTTTCCTCATTATTCTGACAATGATTCTGGGACTCTCATTTTCTGATTTCCTGGAGCCTTATGCTATATTTAAGGATCAGCAATACTTACAATATATCATAGCTTATTTTCTAAAACTAACTGGTTTCTTTGCTTTCTGTATGTTTCTTGGAATACTAATAAAAAGATCTGCTTTTGCCCTTGGTTTCTTATTTATATGGTGGGGATTGGAAAATATTACTTTTCTTATTCTAAAATTTAAAGTTTTCAAAGGACAAGACATCGCTGAAAAAATTGTTCAATTTTTTCCACTGGAATCAATGAGTAATCTGATTATCGAACCGTTTAGCAGACTTAATTTCATACAATCCGCAGCTAATCAGCTTGGAACCGAACTATCTAAAGACTATTCTGTACATTGGTATCAATGTCTTATTGTATTGGGATGGACTAGTTTGTTTGTTTTTCTTTCTTACCAACTCCTAAAAAGAAGAGATTTATAAGGAAGAAAACATCAAAAAAACTTCGGGATAAATACGCTATATAGGAAATAAACATTTATTTCCTGGTAGGCATTACAAGCATACACATCTCGTTTATCGAGTAAAAAAAGAGACACTATAAAGGTATAATTTTTAGTGTCTCTTTTTTCTATCTCTACTGTAAAACCATAATTTTGAGTATATTCACAAAAAAATCATAAACATCAGATTACTTTTATTTTTTATACTATGACAAAAAGTAAAACTCTCATCAACCCCTCCTTGAAAATATGAGTTCCGTTTTTTAATGTCACTTAGTAACCCCATACAGTAGCAATGATCTATTTATATAACCATGAAATTCTTTTACCCTTTTACACTTCTCCTTACACTTATATGTTCATTTCACGGATTTTCTCAAAACAGACCGACAGATTGTGTAAATTCAGTAATCGTATGTGGTAATATTAACCTGGAGCTCAATTCTAATGGTACAGGGATAAATGATTTTGCCTCTCCAAACAGCAACCCTCCTGCTTGTTCTTTTAATGAAAGTCAAAGTCTTTGGTTAAAAGTAAATATTGTTCAGGCAGGAACTCTAGCGTTTGTTATTACTCCAGAATCCTCTAATCCTGATGAGGATTATGATTTTGCAGTATATGGTCCTAATGTAACCTGTGATGCATTAGGAAGTTCTATCAGGTGTTCGTCCTCCAATCCAACAGCAGCAGGAATATCAACCAGAACAGGATTATCAGATTCTGAAAATGACCTTACCGAAGGACCTGGTGGACAAGGGAATGGATTTGTAAAATCTATTGATGCTCAGGCAGGGGAAGAATATTACATTCTTGTCGATAACTTTTCTCAAAACGGAGGATTTGATATCGAATTTACCGGTACCGCTACCTTCCCGGATGCTCCAACGAATCAAACAACAAACTCTACAGCTATAAACCTTACCGAATGTGATGTTACAGGAGACACTACAGATGGTATGACCCATTATAATCTAGAACAAAATACCGCTATTATTTTAGGATCTCAATCTAATACTGCTATTACATATCACAATTCGGAGCAAGATGCCAGTCTGGGAGAAAACCCACTTTCAAGCCCTTATCTTAGTCAACAAACCATAGAAACGATTTACATTCGTATAGAAAACACCATCACCAATTGTTTTATCCTGGATAGTTTTACACTTACAACAACAGAAGGACCTGCTATAACAACACCTGATGCTTATGAAATCTGTGATGATACCACCGATGGGAGTGATACAAATGGAATTGCTTCTTTTATTTTACAAAACAAAGATCAAGAAATTCTCAACAACCTTTCTCCTTCTGAATATACAATAACATACCACTTAGATGAGACAGATGCTGATACTAATACAGCTCCTATTGACAAAACAGTTTCTTATACGAATACAGTAAACCCTCAAAGGATCTATGCCCGGGTAGAAAACAAAACAAACAGTATCTGCTATAGTACAGTATCCTTTAATCTTGTCGTGAATGCATTACCTACTGTCACAAATGAAAAATTAGTTCAATGTAATGATACTACCAGTGATGCTACTACTTCTGTTTTTAATTTAAATCAAGCCTTAGAACAACTAGCCGGCACTACCGAAAACCGAAGAGCTGAATTCTATACAAGTGCCACAGCTGCAATTTCAGGAACTTTTCCCATTAGCAACCCTATCACCTATACCAATACTTCTCCCAATCAACAACTTTTTGTACGAGTAATCGATACCCATACCGAATGCTACAGAATAGCTACTTTAAACCTGGAAGTTAGTAACACCTCTGCTAATGATGTGATCTTAGAAAACTGTGATGACGATGGAATTGAAGATGGCTATAAAGAATTCATACTTTCAGAGGCGAATAGCTTAATTCTAAATGGAATTAGTAGCCCTAACCTTACTGTAAAATATTATGAAACCCATGAAGAAGCATTAGCTGAGATCAATGAAATAACAACATTCATTAACGAAAGTCCATTGACGATTGAAGATGAAACTATTTATGCAAGAATAGAAGATAACAGAAACCAATGTTATGGAATTAATCGAGTCTCCTTGCAATTATATCCTCTGCCAGACATTACAGTTGAAGAAGATTTTTTTCTTTGTGATCACCAAATAAACATACAGGTTGGAGCGGGTTTAGCCCCTGGAGAACTTACTACAAATTATTCCTATAACTGGTCTACAGGAGAAACAACCGAAACCATAGCAGTAACAAATGCCGGGAGCTACCGAGTGACTGTGACAAATAATACTACAGGATGTTCTAAAGAAAGGACCGTCATTGTAATCCCCTCCAATACAGCTACAATTCAATCCATAGAAATCAAAGACGCACAGACCAATAACACTGTTCTTGTTTTTGCTGAAGGCAAAGGGAATTACGAATATGCAATCTTGGGAACGGACAATATCGCAACATATCAGGATGATCCTCTGTTTACAAATGTCCCCTCTGGAATTCATACCGTATTGGTTCGCGATAAAAATGGTTGCCTCCCTGTTACCAAACAAAAAATAGCAGTTGTGGGCTTTCCCTCATATTTTACACCGAATGGGGATGGCTTTCATGATAAGTGGACTATGGAAGGGGTTTCTGATGAATTTACATCCAATGCTTTGATTTTTATATTTAACCGTCATGGAAAACTCTTAAAACAAATACGCCCCGGAGGAAATGGCTGGGATGGAACTTATGGAGGAAAAACACTTCCCTCCAGTGAGTATTGGTTCAAAACCAAATTAGATGACGGAAGAGTAATTACAGGAAGTTTTTCGCTGATCCGATAAATAACTACTTATGGTAATCCCTGCAATTATAAAAATTGTAATTCTTTTTTGACTGAAAACAACATTCTGTCTTGAACATTAAAAAAACGAATAAAAACTCACTAATCTATATTTGTTTTCTATGTATATTTAGCCAAAAAGAAAGAGCGATTCATGAAGTTTTCACTGCAATCAGAATTTAACCCCACAGGAGATCAACCACAAGCAATAAAGCAATTAGTCACCGGTATTGAATCTGGAGAAAGGTATCATACTTTACTCGGAGTGACCGGTTCCGGAAAGACATTTACTACCGCTAATGTTATTGCAGAAGTGCAACGACCAACACTGGTATTAGCACATAACAAAACCCTTGCTGCCCAGTTGTATTCAGAGTTTAAACAGTTTTTCCCTGATAATGCGGTAGAATACTTCGTCTCATACTATGATTACTATCAACCGGAAGCATATATTCCTACCTCCGGCACCTATATCGAAAAGGATTTATCTATCAATGATGAAATAGAAAAATTGCGATTAAGTACTACCTCTTCCTTACTTTCTGGACGACGAGATGTACTTGTTGTAGCTTCTGTTTCCTGCTTATATGGAATCGGAAACCCTATTGAGTTTCAAAAAAATGTTATTAGTTTACAGCAAGGACAGGAAATCTCAAGAACAAAACTATTACACCGCTTGGTTCAAAGTTTATACTCCAGAACAGAAGCGGAATTCCTCAGAGGTAATTTCAGAATTAAAGGAGATACTGTCGACATC contains:
- a CDS encoding ABC transporter ATP-binding protein gives rise to the protein METILSINNLTKKFGNLTAVDNLSFTIQKGNVYGILGPNGSGKSTTLGIILNVVNKTSGNFTWFDGSTSTHNALKKVGAIIERPNFYPYMTAAQNLHLVCKIKGVSSQKIDEKLKIVGLLERKNSKFRTFSLGMKQRLAIASALLNDPEILILDEPTNGLDPQGIHQIREIIKVIASQGTTILLASHLLDEVEKVCNHVVIIRRGVKLYSGPVDQMNNSHGYFLLQATDNEKLKNWLLNHQSFHKITELNGKITAHLNTTVEAAHLNEQLYTSGITLTHLEKKKESLEEQFLQLTNNLK
- a CDS encoding ABC transporter permease, translating into MLRLLTIEFHKLRYSKASKVISIAYFVLISFIALIASIEFNFAGSKFRIADQGIFNFPYIWHFNTYIAAWAKLFLAIVIVSMMANEYSNRTLKQNLIDGLSKKEFIASKFLTVMAFSTISTIFLIILTMILGLSFSDFLEPYAIFKDQQYLQYIIAYFLKLTGFFAFCMFLGILIKRSAFALGFLFIWWGLENITFLILKFKVFKGQDIAEKIVQFFPLESMSNLIIEPFSRLNFIQSAANQLGTELSKDYSVHWYQCLIVLGWTSLFVFLSYQLLKRRDL
- a CDS encoding T9SS type B sorting domain-containing protein, with product MKFFYPFTLLLTLICSFHGFSQNRPTDCVNSVIVCGNINLELNSNGTGINDFASPNSNPPACSFNESQSLWLKVNIVQAGTLAFVITPESSNPDEDYDFAVYGPNVTCDALGSSIRCSSSNPTAAGISTRTGLSDSENDLTEGPGGQGNGFVKSIDAQAGEEYYILVDNFSQNGGFDIEFTGTATFPDAPTNQTTNSTAINLTECDVTGDTTDGMTHYNLEQNTAIILGSQSNTAITYHNSEQDASLGENPLSSPYLSQQTIETIYIRIENTITNCFILDSFTLTTTEGPAITTPDAYEICDDTTDGSDTNGIASFILQNKDQEILNNLSPSEYTITYHLDETDADTNTAPIDKTVSYTNTVNPQRIYARVENKTNSICYSTVSFNLVVNALPTVTNEKLVQCNDTTSDATTSVFNLNQALEQLAGTTENRRAEFYTSATAAISGTFPISNPITYTNTSPNQQLFVRVIDTHTECYRIATLNLEVSNTSANDVILENCDDDGIEDGYKEFILSEANSLILNGISSPNLTVKYYETHEEALAEINEITTFINESPLTIEDETIYARIEDNRNQCYGINRVSLQLYPLPDITVEEDFFLCDHQINIQVGAGLAPGELTTNYSYNWSTGETTETIAVTNAGSYRVTVTNNTTGCSKERTVIVIPSNTATIQSIEIKDAQTNNTVLVFAEGKGNYEYAILGTDNIATYQDDPLFTNVPSGIHTVLVRDKNGCLPVTKQKIAVVGFPSYFTPNGDGFHDKWTMEGVSDEFTSNALIFIFNRHGKLLKQIRPGGNGWDGTYGGKTLPSSEYWFKTKLDDGRVITGSFSLIR